Proteins encoded in a region of the Natator depressus isolate rNatDep1 chromosome 25, rNatDep2.hap1, whole genome shotgun sequence genome:
- the ANGPTL4 gene encoding angiopoietin-related protein 4, giving the protein MRLAGAALMLCAAAWLGPRAGGFPAGSKERKVQFASWDEVNVIAHGLLQLGHGLKEHVDKTKGQLRELGGRLSAHNGSLGLLLRQTREAQEQGGQLRAAVRELQGKDQELFSLSEALREKLQQMAGDKAEIQGRLELLEGKIRQVLQGRPSENQSATELGTLQSLMDAQNRRIEALLQKVKQQQYKLDKQNLQIKSLQSKVNLLIPLHLKDNKTQSLKWRIDLKKSVRPTNQSQNTSVEPAQPQKLPLDCQQLFLAGERRSGVFQIQPFGSQPFKVYCDMTAEGGWTVIQRRLDGSMDFDQLWEAYRNGFGDLSGDFWLGLEKIYHIVQEGRYNLSIELQDWEGNSQLIQFLFSLGGENTAYTLSLLGPVSGELENALGDFRQLPFSTRDQDNDFKADTNCAKHLSGGWWFSTCGHANLNGKYFRSIPRQRHERKQGIFWKTWKGRYYPLKSTTLKIQPTELETILT; this is encoded by the exons ATGCGGCTGGCGGGGGCAGCCTTGATGCTGTGCGCGGCGGCGTGGCTGGGCCCCCGGGCGGGCGGCTTCCCGGCCGGCAGCAAGGAGAGGAAGGTGCAGTTCGCCTCCTGGGACGAGGTGAACGTGATCGCGCACgggctgctgcagctgggccacgGGCTCAAGGAGCACGTGGACAAGACGAAGGGGCAGCTGCGGGAGCTGGGCGGCCGGCTGAGTGCCCATAACGGCtcgctggggctgctgctgcgcCAGACCCGCGAGGCGCAGGAGCAGGGCGGGCAGCTGCGGGCCGCCGTGCGGGAGCTGCAGGGCAAGGACCAGGAGCTCTTCAGCCTCTCCGAGGCGCTGCGCGAGAAGCTGCAGCAAATGGCCGGGGACAAGGCGGAGATCCAGGGCCGGCTGGAGCTGCTCGAGGGCAAGATCCGGCAGGTGCTGCAGGGGCGGCCCTCGGAGAACCAGAGCGCCACGGAGCTGGGCACGCTGCAG TCCCTAATGGATGCTCAGAACAGGAGAATCGAGGCGCTTTTGCAGAAGGTCAAACAGCAGCAGTACAAGCTGGACAAGCAGAACCTGCAGATTAAAAGCCTGCAGAGCAAA GTCAATCTGTTGATCCCTCTGCATCTTAAGGACAACAAAACTCAGAGTCTAAAGTGGAGGATAGACCTGAAGAAAAGCGTCAGACCCACCAACCAGAGCCAAAACACCAGCGTGGAACCTGCACAGCCCCAGA AGCTCCCGCTGGACTGCCAGCAGCTCTTCCTGGCAGGGGAGAGAAGAAGTGGTGTGTTTCAGATCCAGCCCTTTGGATCTCAGCCTTTCAAAGTCTACTGTGACATGACTGCTG AAGGTGGCTGGACGGTGATTCAGAGGCGTCTGGATGGCTCCATGGACTTCGACCAGCTTTGGGAAGCCTACAGGAATGGCTTTGGAGACCTTAGTG GTGATTTCTGGTTGGGCCTGGAGAAAATATACCACATTGTCCAAGAGGGAAGGTACAATCTTTCAATTGAGCTGCAAGACTGGGAAGGAAACTCTCAGCTTATTCAGTTCCTGTTCAGCCTGGGTGGAGAGAACACCGCCTACACACTCAGTCTCCTTGGACCTGTGTCAGGAGAGCTGGAAAATGCTCTTGGGGACTTCAGACAGCTGCCCTTCTCCACTCGAGATCAGGACAACGATTTCAAAGCTGACACTAACTGTGCCAAGCACCTGTCAG GAGGCTGGTGGTTCAGCACCTGTGGCCATGCTAACCTCAACGGAAAGTACTTCCGCTCCATCCCCCGCCAGAGGCATGAGCGGAAACAGGGCATCTTCTGGAAGACATGGAAAGGGAGGTATTACCCACTGAAATCTACCACCCTGAAAATCCAACCCACAGAGCTGGAAACAATCCTAACCTAG